In Cytophagales bacterium, one genomic interval encodes:
- a CDS encoding ribonuclease HII, giving the protein MLYPYYDRFLVEAGLDEAGRGCLAGPVVAAAVIIPKDYNDPELNDSKLLSKKQREMHAKEIKQEAIAWSVAEVSNTEIDVMNILNASFLAMHRALDKLNGKWDQKGRGLELLLVDGNRFKQYKNIPHSCIVKGDGKYMSIAAASILAKTYRDDLMAKLACDFPHYRWETNVGYPTKFHREAIKIYGVCEYHRKSFKLLY; this is encoded by the coding sequence ATGCTTTATCCTTATTATGATAGATTTTTAGTTGAAGCCGGGCTTGATGAGGCAGGAAGAGGATGCCTGGCGGGACCGGTAGTAGCTGCTGCGGTGATCATTCCAAAAGATTATAATGATCCGGAACTAAACGATTCAAAGCTATTAAGCAAAAAGCAAAGAGAAATGCACGCTAAAGAAATAAAACAAGAAGCTATAGCCTGGTCTGTAGCTGAAGTCTCTAATACGGAAATAGATGTTATGAACATATTAAATGCTTCATTTTTAGCGATGCATAGAGCTTTAGATAAACTTAATGGAAAATGGGATCAGAAAGGTAGAGGATTAGAATTATTACTTGTAGACGGAAACAGGTTTAAACAATACAAAAATATTCCCCATAGCTGTATCGTGAAAGGTGATGGGAAATATATGTCTATTGCTGCTGCATCTATTCTCGCTAAAACCTATAGAGATGACCTCATGGCGAAGCTTGCCTGTGATTTTCCTCATTATCGATGGGAAACAAATGTAGGATATCCAACAAAATTTCACAGAGAGGCGATTAAAATTTACGGAGTATGTGAGTATCATAGAAAAAGCTTTAAATTGTTGTATTAG
- a CDS encoding YfiR family protein, whose product MQISIGFKKFGTIFMYLFTNRYNSTMSRRIIYILIIFNIQYLIFNFQSLAQPDAKQAVAHLQTIFIYRFTKYIEWPLSSRQGDFVIGILGDEIQILNEMKKMAEGRKAGTKDIVVKNYKTIDDISECNILFIPRKESAQLSSVIDKIKGYSTLLITEKEGMAKKGAAINFVAINIKLNFELNEANAEKYGLLVSTNLSRLAIIVD is encoded by the coding sequence TTGCAAATTAGCATCGGATTTAAGAAATTTGGAACGATTTTTATGTATTTATTTACAAATCGTTACAATAGCACAATGAGCAGACGTATCATTTATATACTCATCATATTCAATATTCAATATTTAATATTCAATTTTCAATCATTAGCGCAGCCCGATGCGAAGCAAGCAGTTGCACATCTTCAAACTATTTTCATTTATCGTTTTACAAAATATATAGAATGGCCCCTCTCTTCCAGGCAGGGAGATTTTGTGATAGGAATATTGGGTGATGAGATACAAATACTGAATGAAATGAAAAAAATGGCAGAAGGTAGAAAAGCAGGAACAAAGGATATTGTTGTAAAAAATTATAAAACTATTGACGATATTAGTGAGTGTAATATACTTTTTATACCAAGAAAAGAGAGTGCGCAGTTAAGCTCTGTTATTGACAAGATAAAAGGATATAGTACATTACTAATCACTGAAAAAGAAGGCATGGCGAAAAAAGGTGCAGCGATCAATTTTGTAGCTATTAATATCAAGCTGAATTTTGAATTAAACGAAGCTAATGCAGAAAAGTATGGTTTACTGGTCAGCACAAACCTGTCGCGGCTTGCTATTATCGTGGATTAG